A window of Bactrocera dorsalis isolate Fly_Bdor chromosome 4, ASM2337382v1, whole genome shotgun sequence genomic DNA:
GAACAATATGAGTACATTTTCGCTATTACCTAACTATTTGTACACTTTACAGCTACTTGCGACAGCTCGGTAAGGATTTCTGACCTGAGTCGGAACACTGTATATCTACAAACTTCATAAAACTATATACAAAGATCTACTAGATACTAAGGTATAATTTGGTTTAATTCTTAGTTAGAGAATACAATTTGGAATTTCAAACACTCATACAAAACCTTTTAACAAGAAATCCTAAAAAAATCGAATCTTAAGGGAATGTTTAtgatcattcgaaagaacatactttggtatttatttttgaatattatctctttcaaatattagcAGTTACGTCTCAGATAACCCATGCGATGACCCATGATGGTTTGCTCCAATGCCTGTATCAAAGCGGGATTATTCTCATAGATTTtttactttacatatcctcacaagaaaaagtcaatTAACCGGCCCAAAACACGAAATTACCTGCTCCCGAAATTTTCCTCTCAATAAATGCGTGGGAAGTGGCACTGTCTTGTCAACACCGAATGTCACTGAGATCACTTTCAGACATCAAGAAGTCGGTCGCCATTGGCGGCTAggttctcatcggcatcatttttaaagaaatatggaccgatgattccaccaccGGCTCACTAACAActccaaaccgttgtttttcttaatgaaatggcagatcttgaatctcttcagattggaCTTCGtcacaaatgcggcaattttgctcgtttatatacccattgagccagaaatggttttcgtcgttgaacaaaatttgccccgaaaacgtcggatctttttcgaacttttcaagagcccattgAGCGAAAGGATGTCGCTTGAAAAGGTCTAAGTTtttgtacaagctgtattttgtaggctttggttccatacgtcagttcaagttgctgcgaacggagccgaatcgactctcgtggtcttcgtgtacactctcagctacagtTACTATATTTTGTTCACTGCGTActagacgtggtctattcggtcgaatattatccaatcaTGAATGtagggtctcaagatgggtgttgcgaatagtacgctggCGTGATCGCCCAAAAAtagactattgaaaaaagtacctctacttggatcacacgTTATGGTCGAATGGAGGAAAGAAATAGAGCAACTTCGGTAGAAAAAGCTCTGTTAGATTATAAGTAGGCTTTACGTAGTGTTTAAAAGTGTGGCACTGTGGGCTTTAAGTACtaataaaggaaaataaaatactttttgcaCTTAAGCCACTGCTGAACCTGATAAAAATTGGACATTTATGGAAACCTCTTGATCTtcataaatagaaataaatgaaaatagtcAATGGTGGATTAGTTGccattattgaaaattaaaatctaGCGTTcaaggaaaatatttgaaggtcaacatatttttggtaaacattgtaattttataacctattttcttctttttcaaaagaaacacaattaatgtttttaaggaatgttaattattcaataaatcGGCACATGTGTATATAGAATTAGATATAATTTCTCACAAAGTCGGTTCGAACTGTAATACTGTTTGTTTCAACAACTTCACTCCTCCAAAGCCTTACACTGATGCACACTTGAACAAGGTTGTActgcaaataaattgaaataagagATAAATTTTCCGCATGCTACCGAACGACTTAAATTTTGGAAAGAAAGAAACAACTCACCTCCAACAATCCGGTAGCCCTTCTCGTCGGCAATATAATGAATTatgttgaatttatttttctttggatCGACCGGCACCGAGTAGTAACCGGACTGCACATAAATTATATCCTTGCCAATATGCTTCTTCGTTATCTTCTTGTAATCGGACAAGCCATTGCTCAGACGCAGTCTTTGGCGGAaagataatcatttattttttatttggaagtAAACAGATATCGCGCACTTACTTGTATTCGTTAATGCCTTTATCGGAAATGATTTGGTAATTCTCCAACACGATAGCATCGTCACCACCACCACCAGGTTTCTGGTAGCTTGGCGTGGTTGTGGTAGTGGGGCGTTGAGTCGTAGTGGGCCGTGCGGTTGTGGGTCGTGGATAATGTGGCAGCGGTGGCAACTGACTTATTGGGTATTGTGGATATTGTGGTGGTTTCGGAGGTGGTGTGGGATACTGTGGATATAGTGGAGGATACTGTGGCGGGCGTGGACGTACAGTTGTGGGACGAGTTGGTGGTTTTGTTGTTGGATAATATGATGGATATGTTGGTCTTATTGGCGGCGGTGGGGGTGGTGGAAATATGCCAACTGGCGGCCAAACCTCCTGTTCCTCATCGGAGTCCTCTTCATCGTGTAGTGGAAAAGCAGTGACTTGGTCCTCATAGTAGGATAGATAATCGTGGTAGGCATCGtaatcttccattttcacacCATTTTCTTCGACGTGGTGCACTGCAGCATGCTCTGAGGCAGGCGGAAAATGAGCTGATTGCACGCCAGCATTGCCAACTACAGCTGAGTGCGTACTAAAAGCTGTTTGTTGGGTTCTATCGGACTGTGCCACGGCGCCAACTTGCTGTTGACCAACTGGTGACCCTGCCACAACTCCATATATGGTATTGAACGGTGCGTGGTGTGTGGCCCAAGCAGCTACTTGTTCTTGGAACGTTGACGGACGATTGGGATTTTGCTCCACGTTAGGTATAGCCTGTATACCGGCACTCAGCAATGTCGTaagtatcaaaaattttaaaatcatttttattttcctcttttcaagaaattttgtgtttttgttcctTTAGAATGTTATTGAACACCAAGTGTCTTTCGCGTGTGCTCCGTGTAACTGTTGTCTGTTGAAAGATCCTCGGTGCCTTGGCGTTGCCGTCTTTATACACTACACTCACTGCCAAGTTCTTAAGACTTCTTTATATACCCACATATCTAACCATCGACAGCACCTTGGCAAAGCCCATACACACGcccgcatacatacacacttaaatgcaaaaacaattaaataaaataattgcagaTTTTGTTTACGATCCACGCAAGTTGCATATCTTTTAAGTTTAAGTAGTCAGCGGCTCGGTGagcatttgcatatatatgtgtgtatgtgccgtgatttgtatttgcattgcaTTTGCTACcccaaaatcaacaaaaattacttaaattaaataagtcGATTTCCGTCAGCCGGTTCGGCTCATTTCACACAACTTCGGGATGCGGCGTTTCCTTAACGACCCTTTTCACTCTTCTTTCGCGcaggcacacgcacacatacgaagattgtatttatttcaatgGTTTCTTTTATCTCTTGTGATATTCTTGCCATCATAAAATTTACTGTTGAAGGCATTCTTATTTTTGGCGATTTTTCATTTGTGTTGCTTGCTTTGTTTGTTTGATCAAATCTGTTGCCAGTTAAGATTCGACTAATTAAAATGTGTCAAAAGGGATTCGAGAACTTTGTTTACTTATACTCGCATGTGTTGTATTTATTGCAGTTTTGAGGAGGCTCGTAAAATGACGTGCCGTGTTACCGTTAGAGCTCGTCGATCGCATGAGAAGTCGCGACTTGTGGGGCAATTTTATTGCATAAGTGAAAGCCGCAAAGTTCTACCAATTTGTGTACCATATAATGACCGCAAAACGCTAATTATTTGGGTTGAAATATGACTCAatggaaaaatatgtataaaggaAGCGTcaggttcaactttattttagaaaatcaaattaatttgagAATTACTTTGGaataatttttccataattATAAAACATCTCCGATCTATTTCATTTAGGTCTTAAGGCCGCGGCAGCCAGGTTGTGAATAGATGTCTTACCACCCCACATAATGCTTTTGGAATTGTCATTATACACtaataactttttctttttaccTATTATTATAGTaagacttttaaatttaaattccgTGGTAAAGCCCTTTCGTCCAAATacttttttctaggttggtatgactgtcggtgacatctgtgccaaatgtcaatGATATTCAACGaaaaagttccattaaattttgtgtgcggaatcaaatttctggtgccaaaaattcagaatgttggaaaaagttttaattGCTTGTTGCGAGCAAGTCTTTTtgttggtacaaattattccaaGAGGGTTGAGAACGACAAATCATGTCAAGAACGGCCATGAACTCCTGATCAacatgttaataaaataaaggggTTGGAGCTTGAGGATCGACGATATATGTGCAGTTAGCAATTACGTTGGAATaacggaaggatcagtgaaaattattttgaaagtaatttgggcctaagaaaagtgaaagcaaaatCACTTTCtcactttttatgaaaaacatctgtgaaataatgctttccaactaccaggatgtcataaaatttcttattacTAGCGCTGAGTGTTGACCGAACGGCCGAAATATTCTGGCAAAGGTGAGTCGGTACCGGTGAACCAGTGATTATCGAGGTATGGTGCACTCTGAACTGAGTAGTTTCGGTAAAGATTCGTAAAAAGAAGCCGGAATTTGGGCTGACAACTCTTTGTTTTTGCACCACAATAATGCAAAaacgcatactgcattgattctc
This region includes:
- the LOC105223249 gene encoding agglutinin receptor, with amino-acid sequence MILKFLILTTLLSAGIQAIPNVEQNPNRPSTFQEQVAAWATHHAPFNTIYGVVAGSPVGQQQVGAVAQSDRTQQTAFSTHSAVVGNAGVQSAHFPPASEHAAVHHVEENGVKMEDYDAYHDYLSYYEDQVTAFPLHDEEDSDEEQEVWPPVGIFPPPPPPPIRPTYPSYYPTTKPPTRPTTVRPRPPQYPPLYPQYPTPPPKPPQYPQYPISQLPPLPHYPRPTTARPTTTQRPTTTTTPSYQKPGGGGDDAIVLENYQIISDKGINEYKLRLSNGLSDYKKITKKHIGKDIIYVQSGYYSVPVDPKKNKFNIIHYIADEKGYRIVGVQPCSSVHQCKALEE